Proteins encoded within one genomic window of Platichthys flesus chromosome 17, fPlaFle2.1, whole genome shotgun sequence:
- the LOC133972011 gene encoding zinc finger protein 516-like, which translates to METEDREDVSQKRTASIKAEAEEDATSGHTCGVCGRSFPLLSSLSQHMRRHTREKPYKCPYCEHRTAQKGSLKAHIRSHKLGLLGHSPSDKEGDINKEEKDNTETPDPPEIVPKSDKAHNVNGKVKKKETKKKVKKKESVQADDDEPFTCAICGQVFPQVLLLKSHMKRHRNGQDHGCRICGRRFRQAWFLQSHMRIHRVKDQLQGVKSNEPPATINGVPQDPATLINEECLYELCAGCGNFFFDRKTLRTHEKLHKLNHTQTQNPPHEDAEASELQNSKSHFLESLNLIRVGERITSEAETVGRRVAELDPVCSYQAWQLATKGRLVEATEKCLGWEERLADAEVAYDMDKGEYVPLKQEKKRKQIDSSGSNAKKRKGDTGLDHTANSLAHAKGGEKRISQKDRILLNGLGHAFYEALHNKKVKDVHYSPKQTNSIRSQDQEDKKPYFCEHCDFHTVDASLLRSHLHKHNLDVLGSQSKHGTTSDNLSQSGSKTSRYMDYLRNRSVLLSQPYWNPYPCLPSQSLIESNVKTEKSRVTEVKGHRLNTDDAGGLLNLSALPVSDGDDTVNYPLKTEGLVRHQCPYCSHTTGYPEVLWIHQRVNHRVDGGSSMAPKWAPCVNNPKSPKAGVSQLRRTGPPPFLEGKDCPTLPAPRTQRTQPPGPPTPSKKHTASTNSQSKTQSGVPKSKQQSKESRSVEGTHSTARAGLKPPKKSGGHNRAAEGASKGSSVQATSSSSVVHNKSVSSFQPTSSPKHRGHRAAVEGNFPQEGLGFMLARSHGGTSHMAADRLNPRRQSCDSSSGLKGPDLWAAMNMWGLHGSKGYLDPLLFAQGKSESTVEMPMDVDVLSVLKNYSPHDLAAIYQHWGFIDPRIDPQAMLTLNGNFGNEVHSSSEASKQANSRSTSSSGSLHKGT; encoded by the exons ATGGAGACAGAAGATAGGGAAGACGTTTCACAAAAACGCACAGCTAGTATAAAGGCTGAGGCCGAGGAAGACGCGACCTCTGGACACACATGTGGCGTGTGTGGTCGCAGCTTTCCACTTCTCAGCTCTCTGTCCCAGCACATGAGAAGACACACAAGAGAGAAGCCCTACAAGTGTCCATACTGTGAGCACAGGACGGCTCAGAAGGGCAGTTTGAAAGCCCACATCCGAAGCCATAAACTGGGCCTACTGGGCCACAGTCCCAGTGACAAGGAGGGGGACATAAACAAGGAGGAGAAAGATAACACTGAGACCCCTGATCCTCCTGAAATCGTGCCCAAATCAGACAAAGCTCACAATGTCAACGGCAaggtgaaaaagaaagaaaccaagaaaaaagtgaagaaaaaagagagcgTCCAGGCTGATGATGACGAGCCTTTTACCTGCGCCATTTGTGGCCAGGTTTTCCCTCAGGTACTGCTCCTTAAATCCCACATGAAAAGACACCGCAACGGCCAGGATCACGGTTGTCGGATATGTGGACGTCGCTTTCGCCAGGCCTGGTTCCTCCAAAGTCACATGCGCATTCATCGGGTCAAAGACCAGCTGCAGGGCGTCAAAAGCAACGAGCCGCCTGCTACAATCAATGGAGTTCCCCAGGACCCAGCAACCCTGATAAATGAAGAGTGCCTCTATGAGCTCTGCGCTGGCTGCGGTAATTTCTTTTTTGACCGCAAGACGTTGCGAACACACGAGAAGCTACATAAACTGAaccacactcaaacacaaaatcCACCACATGAAGACGCTGAAGCCTCTGAGCTGCAGAATTCTAAGAGCCATTTTTTGGAAAGCTTGAACCTTATACGTGTCGGAGAGAGAATTACATCTGAGGCAGAAACCGTGGGCAGGAGAGTTGCAGAGCTGGATCCAGTTTGTAGTTACCAGGCGTGGCAGCTGGCCACAAAGGGACGACTAGTAGAGGCCACAGAGAAATGTCTGGGATGGGAGGAAAGACTTGCTGATGCTGAGGTGGCATACGACATGGACAAGGGCGAGTATGTTCCcctgaagcaggagaagaagaggaagcagatcGACTCCTCCGGCTCCAACGCtaagaagaggaagggggacaCAGGCCTGGACCACACGGCAAACAGCCTGGCTCATGCTAAAGGAGGTGAAAAGAGGATATCCCAGAAGGATCGGATACTGTTGAATGGACTTGGTCATGCCTTCTATGAAGCTCTGCATAATAAGAAGGTCAAAGATGTTCATTACTCACCTAAACAGACCAACAGCATCAGGAGCCAGGACCAGGAGG ATAAAAAGCCCTACTTCTGCGAGCACTGTGATTTCCACACTGTTGACGCCTCACTACTCAGGTCGCACCTGCACAAGCACAACCTGGACGTCCTGGGGTCCCAGAGCAAACACGGCACCACTTCGGACAACCTGAGCCAGAGTGGTTCCAAAACCTCAAGATACATGGACTACCTCAGAAACAGGAGTGTACTACTCAGTCAGCCATACTGGAATCCTTACCCGTGTTTGCCCAGTCAGAGCTTAATAGAGTCTAATGTTAAAACGGAGAAGTCAAGGGTTACAGAGGTAAAAGGGCATAGACTTAACACTGATGATGCTGGCGGTCTTCTCAATCTGTCTGCGTTGCCTGTAAGTGATGGAGATGACACGGTTAATTACCCACTAAAAACAGAGGGCCTGGTGAGACATCAGTGCCCGTACTGTTCCCACACGACCGGCTACCCAGAAGTACTGTGGATCCATCAGCGGGTGAACCACAGGGTGGATGGCGGCAGCTCCATGGCGCCCAAGTGGGCACCGTGCGTTAACAATCCCAAGAGTCCAAAGGCTGGTGTCTCCCAGTTGAGACGCACTGGGCCTCCTCCGTTCCTCGAAGGCAAGGACTGTCCAACTTTACCAGCCCCAAGAACTCAGCGCACGCAGCCCCCAGGCCCCCCAACCCCCAGCAAGAAGCACACAGCAAGCACCAATTCTCAGTCCAAAACCCAGTCAGGTGTCCCCAAGTCCAAGCAGCAGTCAAAGGAGTCGCGCTCTGTAGAAGGGACACATTCTACTGCGAGAGCGGGACTCAAACCTCCGAAGAAGTCTGGTGGACATAACCGGGCAGCAGAGGGGGCAAGTAAAGGCTCCAGCGTACAAGCTACTTCATCGAGCAGTGTAGTGCACAACAAGAGCGTCTCTAGTTTCCAGCCAACCAGCAGCCCCAAGCACAGAGGCCACAGGGCTGCAGTGGAGGGGAACTTCCCTCAAGAGGGTTTGGGTTTTATGTTGGCCAGGAGCCACGGTGGGACTTCTCACATGGCTGCAGACAGACTCAATCCCCGCAGGCAGTCGTGTGACTCTTCCTCAGGGCTCAAGGGTCCTGATCTGTGGGCTGCCATGAACATGTGGGGGCTACACGGAAGCAAAGGTTATTTAGATCCACTCCTTTTTGCTCAGGGAAAGAGTGAGTCAACAGTAGAAATGCCAATGGACGTTGACGTTCTGAGTGTCCTGAAGAACTACAGTCCTCACGACCTGGCTGCTATCTATCAGCACTGGGGGTTCATCGACCCCCGGATCGATCCACAAG CAATGTTGACGTTAAATGGAAATTTTGGAAACGAAGTCCATTCCTCTTCTGAAGCTTCCAAACAA GCAAACAGCCGCTCCACTTCATCCTCAGGGTCTCTTCATAAAGGAACGTGA